A single window of Brachyhypopomus gauderio isolate BG-103 chromosome 21, BGAUD_0.2, whole genome shotgun sequence DNA harbors:
- the LOC143484954 gene encoding zona pellucida sperm-binding protein 3 receptor-like — MRAKTSSQQMFIFLSCLMMVTEIQAHCGRPVVGPNKILTEETEKESFPSGDTLVFQCAPGYEQPTSSKIICDGRQWSHLQLQCQRKSCGRLVEISNGKYSYKNGTLFGAKVTAECDFGYKLVGENTRTCQEDGWDGKDPVCEVVKCPEPNKGLLDEPHQEETLYEKVTNTDDTKVQYRTCVHVDFLEIGKSVTLKPRVKGEVESIMWKFQNTKVVEHANSVTDWHRFKHQGHLNIITGDLTLENLKRNNCGTYECEILVNGELMRSKYVITVRESTVDEKTAEESLPVTGGNPDAPHDPATGASEKQTD; from the exons ATGAGAGCAAAGACCTCATCCCAGCAAATGTTCATATTTCTCTCATGTCTCATGATGGTGACTGAAATACAAG CACACTGTGGTAGACCTGTTGTTGGGCCAAACAAGATTTTGACtgaagagacagagaaggagtcTTTCCCCAGTGGAGACACCCTGGTGTTCCAGTGTGCTCCTGGTTATGAACAGCCTACTTCCAGCAAGATTATCTGTGACGGGAGGCAGTGGTCACATCTACAGCTCCAATGCCAAA gAAAGTCCTGTGGAAGACTTGTGGAAATCTCCAATGGGAAGTACTCGTACAAAAACGGAACGCTGTTTGGTGCAAAAGTGACAGCAGAATGTGACTTTGG CTATAAGCTTGTGGGAGAAAATACTAGAACTTGTCAAGAAGACGGTTGGGATGGAAAAGACCCTGTCTGTGAAG TGGTGAAATGTCCAGAACCTAACAAAGGACTTCTTGATGAACCACACCAGGAAGAGACTTTATATGAAAAAGTCACAAACACCGACGATACCAAAGTCCAATACCGAA CTTGTGTACATGTTGACTTCTTGGAGATTGGGAAAAGTGTCACTTTAAAGCCTAGAGTTAAAGGAGAAGTGGAGTCCATTatgtggaaatttcaaaacACTAAAGTCGTTGAACATGCGAACAGCGTCACTGACTGGCACCGTTTCAAACACCAAGGACATCTGAATATTATAACTGGAGATCTCACACTTGAGAATCTGAAACGTAACAACTGTGGCACGTATGAGTGTGAGATCCTTGTGAACGGGGAACTAATGCGTTCCAAATATGTAATTACAGTGAGAG AGAGCACAGTGGATGAGAAGACAGCTGAAGAGAGTCTACCAGTTACTGGCGGCAACCCTGATGCTCCACATGACCCAGCAACTGGAGCATCTGAAAAACAGACAGATTAA